A genomic stretch from Coffea arabica cultivar ET-39 chromosome 10c, Coffea Arabica ET-39 HiFi, whole genome shotgun sequence includes:
- the LOC140015871 gene encoding uncharacterized protein, whose amino-acid sequence MSQENELTIAQLSLKMDAMSKEMQRRLDQRLETIHEQIDHLSSSRASSRKYKGKSALDESSDSNAESDRETYGQGRPKRNTRAIGDAIKGIKVKIPPFQGKSDPATYLEWESRVELVFDCNDYTDAQKLRLAIVEFTDYAIVWWEQMATSRRRCGEPPITTWTELKRLMKKRFVPSHYHRDLYQKYQTLTQGQRSVEDYYKDMEISMLRADIQEDREATMARFLSGLRAEIADQLELQYYVEIDDMVDKAIKIEQRLKRGGTTTRNYSTNPHPSTRPFQPRREERSPNAWNSQKPKQDQGSSSRPPFAKTDSKVVSKPPFETSKPRSRDTKCWRCQGVGHIASQCPNPRAMLVLPNGDIVTDDEEEDYKDMPPLVEDAIEEDEIEEVPTQDKVGLVARRALAAQASKDELQRDNIFYTRCHVTNKVCSLVIDPGSCTNVASALMVEKLNLPTSDHPRPYKLQWLNNSGEEYQDVFPEDIPTGLPPLRGIEHQIDFIPGSSLPNKAPYRTNPEETKEQQRQVEELLSKGWIQESLSPCAVPVLLVPKKDGGWRMCTDCRAINAITVKYRHPIPRLDDMLDELHGIGAVLLQEGRPVAYFSEKLNGAALNYSTYDKELMALVRALQTWQHYLRPRKTNVVADALSRRHTLITTLDAKLLGFEFLKEFYATDSDFGEIFNSLPRHSREHYFISQGFLYYKDKLCIPKSSMRKLLVREAHGGGLMGHFGIAKTLMTLQEHFFWPRMRSDVERHIESHPQTDGQTEVVNRTLSTLLHAIIKKNIKSWEDCLPHVEFAYNRTVHSATHYSPFEIVYGFNPLTPLDLTPLPVHERVNLDGKNKAAYVRELHTKVRANIEKRTLQYIQSANKRRRKMVFEPGDWVWIHMRKERFPVKRRNKLLPWGDGPLQVLERINDNAYKLELPAQAAIDPHPPPLLSVISTPAATEAIKAVGASAATFTKPATISASRASHQLLLHLLLFRG is encoded by the exons ATGTCTCAGGAAAATGAACTTACCATTGCTCAGTTATCACttaaaatggatgctatgtcGAAGGAAATGCAGAGGAGACTGGACCAACGACTGGAAACGATCCATGAGCAGATTGATCACCTAAGTTCATCTAGGGCTTCATCTAGGAAATATAAAGGAAAATCCGCCCTGGATGAATCTAGTGACTCCAACGCCGAATCGGACCGTGAGACCTACGGACAAGGGAGGCCGAAGAGAAACACAAGAGCAATTGGTGATGCAATCAAAGGGATTAAGGTGAAGATTCCTCCATTCCAAGGCAAATCCGATCCGGCTACATACCTTGAATGGGAGAGTCGGGTAGAACTCGTATTCGATTGTAATGACTACACCGATGCACAAAAATTGAGACTTGCCATAGTAGAGTTCACCGACTATGCCATTGTTTGGTGGGAACAAATGGCTACCAGCAGGAGAAGGTGTGGCGAACCACCTATCACCACTTGGACTGAGCTCAAGCGACTTATGAAGAAGCGATTTGTACCAAGTCACTACCATAGAGACTTGTACCAAAAATATCAAACCTTGACACAAGGTCAACGCTCAGttgaggactactacaaggacATGGAAATCTCCATGTTAAGAGCTGATATTCAAGAAGATCGAGAGGCTACAATGGCAAGATTTCTCAGTGGTCTAAGGGCTGAAATAGCCGACCAACTTGAGCTTCAATACTATGTGGAGATTGATGATATGGTGGACAAGGCTATCAAAATTGAGCAGAGACTCAAGCGGGGGGGAACCACCACCAGAAATTATAGCACTAATCCACATCCATCTACTCGACCATTCCAGCCCAGGAGGGAGGAGCGAAGCCCAAACGCTTGGAATTCCCAAAAGCCAAAACAAGACCAAGGGTCAAGCTCACGACCACCTTTTGCCAAAACCGACTCCAAGGTTGTTTCCAAGCCACCATTCGAAACTTCAAAACCTAGGAGTCGTGACACCAAATGTTGGAGATGTCAAGGAGTTGGACATATTGCAAGCCAATGTCCAAACCCAAGGGCCATGCTTGTCCTACCAAATGGAGACATTGTCActgatgatgaggaggaggattaCAAAGACATGCCTCCCTTGGTTGAAGATGCGATAGAGGAAGATGAGATAGAGGAAGTTCCAACTCAAGACAAGGTTGGATTGGTAGCAAGAAGGGCACTAGCTGCTCAAGCTAGTAAAGATGAACTTCAACGTGACAACATATTCTACACTAGGTGCCATGTGACCAATAAGGTATGCAGCTTGGTGATCGATCCCGGAAGTTGCACTAATGTTGCTAGTgcattgatggtggagaaactcaACTTGCCAACTAGTGACCACCCCCGTCCCTACAAACTCCAGTGGTTAAACAACAGTGGGGAG gagtaTCAAGACGTCTTTCCTGAGGATATACCTACTGGTTTGCCTCCATTAaggggaattgaacatcaaattgatttcattcctggATCTTCCCTTCCAAACAAGGCACCATATAGAACCAATCCTGAGGAAACCAAGGAGCAACAACGACAAGTGGAGGAATTGCTTAGTAAGGGTTGGATTCAAGAGAGTCTAAGCCCTTGTGCTGTACCAGTTCTACTTGTTCCAAAGAAAGATGGTGGGTGGAGAATGTGCACTGATTGTCGGGCAATTAATGCCATCACGGTAAAGTACCGCCATCCTATACCTCGTTtggatgacatgcttgatgaattgcatg GTATTGGAGCTGTTCTACTCCAAGAGGGTCGCCCGGTTGCCTACTTTAGCGAGAAGTTGAATGGGGCTGCTCTCAACTACTCAACCTATGATAAGGAACTAATGGCCTTGGTACGGGCTCTCCAAACATGGCAACATTACCTACGCCCTC GTAagacgaatgtagtggctgatgcactcTCGAGAAGGCATACCCTTATCACTACattagatgctaagttgcttgggTTTGAATTCCTTAAAGAATTTTATGCAACTGACTCAgattttggtgagatttttAACTCTTTGCCACGACACTCTCGTGAGCATTATTTCATCTCTCAGGGGTTCTTATACTACAAAGACAAGCTTTGCATTCCCAAGAGCTCCATGCGCAAGCTCCTAGTAAGGGAAGCTCATGGAGGTGGTTTAATGGGGCATTTTGGCATTGCCAAGACCTTGATGACTCTCCAAGAGCATTTCTTCTGGCCCCGCATGAGGAGTGACGTGGAAAGGCACATTGAAAG ccacccacaaactgatggtcaaACCGAAGTGGTTAATAGGACTTTATCCACCCTATTGCATGCCATtattaaaaagaacattaaatcttgggaagacTGCTTACCACATGTGGAATTTGCTTACAATCGCACTGTTCATTCTGCTACACATTATTCGCCGTTTGAAATTGTGTATGGCTTTAACCCTCTCACACCTTTGGATTTAACTCCTTTACCTGTTCATGAGAGAGTTAACTTGGATGGTAAGAACAAAGCTGCATATGTACGTGAGCTACACACTAAGGTGCGAGCCAACATCGAGAAGCGTACACTTCAATACATCCAAAGTGCCAACAAGAGGCGCCGCAAGATGGTCTTTGAGCCTGGCGATTGGGTATGGATACACATGCGCAAAGAGAGGTTCCCAGTCAAAAGGCGTAATAAGCTACTTCCATGGGGAGATGGTCCATTACAAGTCCTGGAGCGTATaaatgacaatgcctacaaacttGAACTTCCAG